One segment of Bradyrhizobium sp. CB2312 DNA contains the following:
- a CDS encoding Crp/Fnr family transcriptional regulator, producing MSLERLIGRLQAVNDLSPMERDQLLGLPIKLKQFADGEYILREGDTATHCGAVVSGYVFRQKIVGSRSQILALYVPGDIPDLHTLHLPRMDHDLCSVGPSTVAFIPHSDLHSLLTSSAPLTHVFWRDTLTDGAVFREWVAVLGTLSALSRIAHLFCELAFRLEVVGLLRNNSFEFPFTQQNMADACGLSVVHVNRMVQELRSRGLIEWKKGEVLLLNRGELETLAEFNADYLHIDDDTRRI from the coding sequence ATGTCACTCGAAAGGCTGATCGGCCGCTTACAGGCTGTTAATGACTTGTCCCCAATGGAGCGCGATCAACTGTTGGGACTACCCATTAAGTTGAAGCAGTTCGCTGACGGCGAATACATATTACGCGAGGGAGATACGGCCACTCACTGCGGCGCGGTCGTAAGCGGGTATGTTTTTCGCCAAAAGATAGTTGGCAGCCGATCGCAAATTCTCGCACTGTACGTTCCAGGCGATATTCCCGATTTGCACACTCTGCACCTCCCGCGCATGGACCATGATCTTTGCAGCGTGGGGCCTTCGACAGTGGCGTTTATTCCGCACTCGGATCTGCACAGCCTGCTGACATCATCCGCGCCGCTTACTCATGTTTTTTGGCGAGATACTTTGACAGATGGTGCTGTATTCCGGGAGTGGGTTGCAGTCCTTGGAACGCTTTCAGCCTTGTCGAGGATCGCTCACCTTTTCTGTGAGCTTGCATTCCGCCTTGAAGTGGTCGGTCTCTTGCGAAACAACAGTTTCGAGTTCCCATTCACCCAGCAGAACATGGCGGACGCTTGCGGCCTATCGGTTGTGCATGTCAACCGGATGGTCCAAGAGCTTCGATCTCGTGGTTTGATCGAGTGGAAAAAGGGCGAAGTGTTGCTGCTCAATCGTGGTGAACTCGAAACCCTTGCAGAGTTCAATGCCGATTATTTGCACATTGATGATGACACACGCAGAATTTAG
- the istA gene encoding IS21 family transposase has translation MQVVLPPRGITRVPGRHITDHQMRLYMKYRQTDSPPVAAAKASFSASTAYRIERDPRFPSQRKAPRGRRRPDPLSDVFETEIVPILKAAPGLRPVAVFEEMLRRHPDLGSGIRRTLERRIRAWRAIHGEEQEVIFRQTHEPGQLGLSDFTDMDELGVTIAGAPLDHRLYHFRLAYCGFEHAHVVLGGESFVALAEGLQNALWSLGGAPREHRTDSLSAAFCNLDRDARDDLTQRYEALCAHYGMRPSRNNRGVAHENGSIEGPHGHLKRAIADALLLRGTVDFDDLATYRGFIDEIVSRRNARNAKRIDSERVVLQELPDRRTSDYEEVIVRVTSSGGFTLRKVFYTVPSRLIGHRLRVRLYDDRLDVFVGGTHLVTLPRGRPHPNGKYDQVVDYRHVIHSLRRKPMALLNLVYRDRLFPRDAYRKTFDRLRERLPDKKACRIMVDLLALAHERGCETELADQLTADLEAGRLPDLNRLRAHFAPDPANLPNVVVQLVPLATYECLIGTAETGGAA, from the coding sequence ATGCAAGTGGTTCTTCCGCCAAGAGGAATCACTCGCGTGCCCGGCCGACACATCACAGATCACCAGATGAGGCTCTACATGAAGTACCGTCAGACCGATAGCCCGCCAGTGGCGGCGGCCAAGGCATCATTCAGTGCGTCGACCGCCTATCGGATCGAGAGAGACCCCCGATTTCCATCGCAAAGGAAGGCGCCCCGCGGCCGGCGACGGCCGGACCCGCTGAGCGACGTGTTCGAGACCGAGATCGTCCCGATCTTGAAGGCGGCACCTGGCTTACGGCCGGTGGCGGTGTTCGAGGAGATGCTACGGCGTCATCCGGATCTCGGCAGCGGTATCCGTCGTACCCTGGAACGTCGGATCCGTGCATGGCGGGCGATCCACGGCGAGGAGCAGGAGGTGATCTTCCGCCAAACCCACGAGCCTGGCCAACTCGGCCTCTCCGACTTCACAGACATGGACGAGTTGGGTGTTACGATTGCGGGTGCACCGCTCGATCATCGTCTCTATCACTTCCGTTTGGCCTATTGCGGGTTCGAGCACGCCCATGTCGTGCTTGGCGGCGAGAGCTTTGTTGCCTTGGCCGAAGGCCTGCAGAATGCCCTCTGGTCGCTCGGTGGGGCGCCGCGGGAGCATCGGACCGACAGTCTGTCGGCCGCATTCTGCAATCTCGATCGTGATGCACGGGACGATCTGACGCAGCGATACGAGGCCCTTTGTGCCCATTACGGCATGCGGCCTTCCCGCAACAATCGAGGTGTTGCTCACGAGAATGGTTCGATCGAAGGGCCCCACGGTCATCTCAAGCGAGCAATCGCGGATGCCTTGCTGCTGCGCGGAACTGTCGACTTCGATGATCTTGCCACCTATCGCGGCTTCATCGACGAGATCGTCAGCCGCCGTAATGCCCGCAACGCCAAGCGGATCGATAGCGAGCGCGTGGTGTTGCAGGAGCTGCCCGATCGGCGCACCTCCGACTACGAAGAGGTGATCGTCCGCGTGACATCGTCCGGCGGCTTCACCCTGCGCAAGGTGTTCTACACGGTGCCATCGCGCCTGATCGGTCACCGGCTGCGGGTGCGCCTTTACGATGATCGTCTCGACGTGTTCGTCGGCGGCACCCATCTCGTCACCCTGCCGCGTGGGCGGCCGCATCCCAATGGCAAGTACGACCAGGTCGTCGATTATCGGCACGTGATCCATTCCCTGCGGCGCAAGCCGATGGCGCTTCTCAATCTGGTCTACCGAGATCGGCTGTTCCCGCGCGATGCCTATCGGAAGACCTTCGATCGCTTGCGCGAACGCTTGCCGGACAAAAAAGCCTGCCGGATCATGGTCGATCTCCTCGCGCTCGCTCATGAACGCGGCTGCGAGACCGAACTCGCCGATCAGCTCACCGCCGACCTCGAGGCCGGCCGACTGCCCGACCTCAACCGGCTACGTGCTCACTTCGCCCCCGATCCCGCCAACCTGCCGAACGTCGTGGTGCAGCTCGTGCCGCTTGCGACCTACGAATGCCTCATCGGTACCGCCGAGACCGGAGGTGCCGCATGA
- the ligD gene encoding non-homologous end-joining DNA ligase, with protein MAKRIKSAMPGFIKPQLATLKMKAPTGGDWIHEIKYDGYRAQVHVDRDAAKIFTRNGHDWTKRFSGIAASFKLRSQSIFDGEIVVIHYDRTNFSELQADLAKGRQDRMLFYAFDLLFHNGEDFRNKPQIYRKERLKELIDMLDPPVLYSEHHEGDGQALFEAAGRLNYEGIISKRVDATYRSDRVDTWQKIKTVRREKFPVVGFIKDPAGVAALYLGKKEGKNLIYLGKVGTGWDRTTSGKIRKALETVVSPKAKLTKPIKKPKATWVEPAFYAEVEYRDITSEGLLRASSFKGLSKGTGRS; from the coding sequence GTGGCGAAGCGTATCAAGTCGGCGATGCCGGGGTTCATTAAACCCCAGCTCGCAACACTGAAGATGAAGGCACCGACGGGCGGCGACTGGATCCACGAAATCAAATACGACGGCTACCGGGCTCAAGTTCATGTAGACCGGGACGCGGCCAAGATCTTCACCCGGAACGGCCACGACTGGACCAAGCGGTTCTCCGGCATCGCCGCCTCCTTCAAGCTCCGCAGCCAGAGCATCTTCGACGGTGAGATTGTCGTCATCCATTACGACCGTACCAACTTCTCCGAGCTGCAAGCCGACCTCGCCAAGGGCCGTCAGGACCGGATGCTGTTCTATGCCTTCGACCTCCTCTTCCACAATGGAGAGGACTTTCGGAACAAACCTCAGATCTACCGCAAGGAGCGTCTGAAAGAGCTGATCGACATGCTCGACCCGCCGGTTCTCTACAGCGAGCACCACGAAGGAGACGGACAAGCGCTGTTCGAGGCCGCCGGCCGGCTGAACTATGAGGGAATCATATCGAAGCGCGTCGATGCGACGTACCGGTCTGACCGCGTCGATACCTGGCAGAAAATTAAAACTGTCCGGCGCGAGAAATTCCCCGTGGTCGGGTTCATCAAAGACCCCGCCGGCGTCGCAGCCCTGTACCTAGGCAAGAAGGAAGGAAAGAACCTGATTTACCTGGGTAAGGTCGGTACGGGCTGGGACCGAACGACCTCCGGCAAGATCCGGAAGGCGCTGGAAACCGTAGTCAGCCCGAAGGCGAAGCTGACGAAGCCGATCAAGAAGCCCAAGGCTACCTGGGTCGAACCGGCGTTCTATGCGGAGGTCGAGTACAGGGACATCACCTCTGAGGGATTGCTTCGCGCCAGCTCTTTCAAAGGGCTGAGCAAAGGAACGGGCCGTTCCTAG
- a CDS encoding carbonic anhydrase gives MKPTDISAQAVGMACRCDCGSIEPRGHEKHADLARRSFLRNAIAGTAVALAGATVIHALPALAQSTLTPEAALKALMDGNQRYVAGQLQSLNDDLSILKAKTVEKQEPFAAVLSCADSRVPVEFVFDQSIGQIFVVRVAGNVTTPEITASLEYGVAVLGTRVIVVLGHGNCGAVKATIEGKAVPGQISVLYAPIQPAVVAAGGNLDAAIDANARVQATLLSEASPVIAAAIKEGKLMVVAARYDIMSGNVLLLT, from the coding sequence ATGAAACCTACGGACATTTCCGCCCAAGCCGTTGGTATGGCCTGCCGCTGTGATTGCGGCTCTATCGAGCCAAGGGGCCATGAGAAGCATGCCGATCTGGCGCGTCGCAGCTTTCTGCGCAACGCCATCGCCGGCACGGCTGTAGCGCTGGCAGGCGCGACGGTCATTCACGCTCTGCCCGCATTGGCGCAGAGCACATTGACGCCCGAGGCTGCACTCAAGGCGTTAATGGACGGCAACCAACGCTATGTCGCCGGACAACTCCAGTCCCTCAATGACGACCTTTCGATTCTCAAGGCCAAAACAGTCGAGAAGCAGGAGCCGTTTGCCGCGGTTCTATCCTGCGCGGACTCACGGGTGCCGGTGGAGTTTGTCTTCGACCAGAGCATCGGCCAAATCTTCGTCGTCCGTGTAGCCGGGAACGTAACTACGCCCGAGATCACGGCGAGTCTCGAATATGGCGTCGCCGTTCTGGGCACCAGAGTCATCGTCGTGCTAGGGCACGGCAATTGCGGTGCGGTCAAGGCAACCATTGAAGGCAAGGCTGTGCCTGGCCAGATCAGCGTCCTTTACGCCCCCATCCAGCCGGCGGTGGTCGCCGCGGGCGGCAACCTCGACGCTGCCATCGACGCCAACGCCAGGGTGCAGGCGACCCTGCTCAGCGAGGCATCCCCCGTCATCGCCGCAGCGATCAAGGAGGGAAAGCTGATGGTCGTAGCGGCCCGCTACGACATCATGAGCGGAAACGTCTTGCTGCTCACCTAA
- a CDS encoding TetR/AcrR family transcriptional regulator, which produces MARKPPTKPRKNASQERSRATVDALVEATARILVREGFEKASTNRIAEIAGVSVGSLYQYFPSKEALVAAVIDRHNDEIMQIVRAAFVEVADMPVEKAVRRLVTVAIEAHHIDPNLHRVLAEQIPRSGRLAEVEAFNHEVHALVRAYFESRRKEMRKIDLDMATFICVSAIEAVAHNTVLHQAEMQSDKTVKTLVDETTRMVVGYLRPSG; this is translated from the coding sequence GTGGCCCGCAAACCGCCCACAAAACCCCGGAAAAATGCCTCGCAGGAGCGATCCCGCGCCACCGTCGACGCATTGGTCGAGGCGACTGCTCGCATTCTGGTCCGTGAAGGCTTTGAGAAGGCCAGCACCAACCGCATCGCCGAAATCGCCGGCGTCAGTGTCGGCTCGCTCTACCAGTACTTTCCGAGCAAGGAGGCGCTGGTCGCCGCCGTGATCGACCGTCACAACGACGAGATCATGCAAATCGTCCGCGCCGCCTTCGTCGAGGTCGCGGACATGCCGGTCGAGAAGGCGGTGCGTCGGCTCGTCACCGTCGCGATCGAGGCCCATCACATCGATCCGAACCTGCATCGCGTCCTCGCCGAGCAGATCCCGCGCTCGGGGCGGCTTGCCGAAGTCGAGGCCTTCAATCACGAGGTCCACGCCCTCGTGCGCGCCTATTTCGAAAGCCGTCGCAAGGAGATGCGCAAGATCGACCTCGATATGGCGACCTTCATCTGCGTCAGCGCGATCGAGGCGGTGGCGCACAACACGGTGCTGCACCAGGCCGAGATGCAGTCCGACAAGACGGTGAAGACGCTGGTGGACGAGACGACAAGGATGGTGGTGGGCTACTTGCGTCCGTCCGGGTAG
- a CDS encoding site-specific integrase — MPTATATETEEFKPRFRVDRPARPMPENLSARMPRSRARSNRKGGRHRLGIPGRLHIGTPGRLRRNPQKLGRVGTLKANEAREAARKAIANAALGKDLAQNRSDERASLTVKALVSKYIDEYVQEHKKASTANLYRMLLKKHVEPRLGTTKAAVLTRVDVQRAHALMTREARVSANRAIKLVSAAYGWGSRHGHVPEGMNPASGAKLNEEEGRERYLTTAELLAIGNAMIEAETVGLPVDAGDAKHAPVGQLVKMSPYATAAVRLLMLTGGRLREILHLRWDEVDLERGVLRLPDSKTGKKTIYLPTAAVDIIRSLTKLGAFVIAGESAGTKNEKPRADLKRPWTAICKRAGVTGVRIHDLRHSFASVGIGDQMGLPVIGTLLGHADPSTTQRYAHLADEAARRAVEAIGGKIAAALNGK, encoded by the coding sequence ATGCCCACAGCAACCGCAACAGAAACAGAAGAGTTCAAGCCGCGATTCCGGGTTGACCGCCCGGCTCGCCCAATGCCAGAAAATCTATCGGCCAGAATGCCTCGCTCCCGGGCGAGATCAAATCGGAAAGGTGGGCGACATCGTCTCGGAATCCCCGGGCGACTTCATATCGGTACACCCGGGCGACTTCGTCGGAATCCGCAGAAGCTAGGGCGGGTTGGCACCCTGAAGGCCAATGAGGCCCGCGAGGCGGCCCGCAAGGCGATTGCCAACGCCGCGCTGGGAAAAGACCTTGCTCAAAATCGGAGCGACGAGCGGGCAAGCCTGACCGTTAAAGCGCTGGTCTCGAAATACATCGACGAGTACGTCCAGGAGCACAAGAAGGCGTCGACCGCCAACCTCTATCGCATGTTGCTCAAGAAGCACGTTGAGCCTCGGCTGGGCACAACAAAAGCGGCGGTCCTGACAAGGGTAGATGTACAGCGCGCACACGCCCTGATGACGCGCGAGGCCCGCGTATCGGCTAATCGGGCCATCAAGCTCGTATCTGCGGCCTACGGCTGGGGCTCGCGCCATGGTCATGTGCCTGAAGGCATGAATCCGGCATCTGGCGCGAAACTGAATGAAGAGGAAGGCCGTGAGCGCTATCTGACCACCGCCGAGCTGCTGGCAATTGGCAACGCGATGATAGAGGCCGAGACTGTTGGCCTTCCGGTAGATGCCGGCGACGCCAAGCACGCGCCTGTTGGGCAGCTTGTAAAGATGTCACCTTACGCAACCGCCGCTGTCAGACTGCTCATGCTCACGGGCGGTCGATTGCGGGAAATTCTGCACCTGCGCTGGGATGAAGTTGACCTGGAGCGCGGCGTCCTACGCCTGCCCGACTCTAAGACCGGCAAGAAGACGATTTACCTACCGACTGCCGCTGTCGATATCATCAGATCCCTTACCAAGCTGGGCGCGTTTGTGATTGCGGGAGAATCGGCGGGGACCAAGAATGAGAAGCCGCGCGCAGACCTGAAGCGCCCATGGACAGCCATTTGCAAGCGGGCCGGCGTGACCGGCGTCAGGATCCACGACCTGCGGCACAGCTTTGCCAGCGTTGGGATTGGTGACCAGATGGGCCTGCCTGTTATTGGTACCCTGCTCGGGCACGCCGATCCGAGCACGACACAGCGATATGCCCACCTCGCGGACGAGGCGGCCCGCCGTGCCGTTGAGGCAATCGGCGGCAAGATCGCTGCTGCGCTGAACGGGAAATAG
- a CDS encoding alpha/beta hydrolase fold domain-containing protein has product MSVARIVSALQFCPGGCVFSPPPRRDPAPSLRSRVFNMLLRQLPYKKQLASAEAVQAQVQKLALEPASFEPTGLGRGVEATLTKMGGWPVYYTAPSSGHEGCNFVMFLHGGGYINEIVPAHWRFIGQMTRKARVVCVVPIYPLAPRATAKDVVPATAELLRMLLEDAGPAKVTVVGNSAGAGLALAACQWLRDRGHRQPNRLMLISPAAEASVRRPEQIEIAARDPIQDIPGIVEAARLYAGELDVGHPFVSPLNGAFRALAPMTIFSGTRDLLYPDSVDLAERARAVGVPVELHLLRDQPHNYALMPTPEGRRARAVILRAVG; this is encoded by the coding sequence ATGAGCGTTGCCAGAATCGTGTCGGCCTTGCAGTTTTGCCCGGGCGGTTGCGTGTTCAGTCCACCGCCCCGGCGCGATCCCGCACCAAGTCTGCGAAGCCGCGTCTTCAACATGCTGCTGCGGCAGCTTCCCTACAAGAAGCAGCTCGCATCAGCCGAAGCCGTGCAGGCACAAGTGCAGAAGCTGGCATTGGAGCCGGCATCGTTCGAGCCGACGGGACTTGGCCGCGGCGTCGAGGCGACACTGACCAAGATGGGCGGCTGGCCGGTCTATTACACCGCGCCGTCTTCGGGGCATGAGGGCTGCAACTTCGTCATGTTCCTGCACGGCGGCGGCTACATCAACGAGATCGTGCCGGCGCATTGGCGCTTCATCGGCCAGATGACGCGCAAGGCGCGCGTCGTCTGCGTCGTGCCGATCTATCCGCTGGCGCCACGCGCCACCGCCAAGGACGTCGTGCCGGCGACGGCCGAGCTGCTGCGGATGCTGCTGGAGGATGCCGGACCGGCAAAGGTCACGGTCGTCGGCAATTCGGCCGGCGCGGGGCTCGCGCTCGCCGCGTGCCAATGGCTGCGCGATCGCGGCCATAGGCAGCCGAACCGGCTGATGCTGATCTCACCTGCGGCCGAGGCCTCGGTGAGGCGTCCCGAGCAGATCGAGATCGCGGCGCGCGATCCGATCCAGGACATTCCGGGGATCGTCGAAGCCGCGCGCCTCTATGCCGGCGAGCTCGATGTCGGCCATCCCTTCGTCAGCCCGCTGAACGGCGCCTTTCGCGCGCTTGCGCCGATGACGATCTTCTCGGGGACGCGCGATCTGCTCTATCCCGACAGCGTTGATCTCGCGGAGCGGGCGCGTGCGGTGGGCGTGCCGGTCGAACTGCATCTGCTCCGTGACCAGCCGCATAATTATGCGCTGATGCCGACGCCCGAAGGGCGGCGAGCGCGTGCGGTCATTTTGCGGGCTGTCGGTTGA
- the istB gene encoding IS21-like element helper ATPase IstB produces the protein MLTHPTLDRLNALGLHGMAKAFADIEATGEAASLGHAEWLALLLEREASLRHDKRLATRLRYAKLRQQACVEDIDYRTPRGLDRPLFAKLVEGRWIDDHVNLLICGPAGVGKSWLASALGHKACRDNRSVLYQRVPRLFDDLALARGDGRHPRLLRGLGRVDLLILDDWGLEPLDAGARHDLLEILEDRYGHRSTIVTSQLPVDQWHLLIGDPTYADAVLDRLVHNAHRLDLTGESLRRSRQPARKT, from the coding sequence TTGCTCACCCATCCGACCCTCGACCGCCTCAACGCCCTCGGCCTCCACGGCATGGCCAAGGCCTTCGCCGACATCGAAGCCACCGGTGAGGCCGCAAGCCTCGGTCACGCCGAATGGCTTGCTCTGCTGCTCGAACGTGAAGCCTCGCTGCGGCACGACAAACGGCTCGCCACCCGCCTGCGCTACGCCAAGCTGCGCCAGCAGGCGTGCGTCGAGGACATCGACTACCGCACCCCGCGCGGTCTCGACCGTCCGCTGTTCGCCAAGCTTGTCGAGGGCCGCTGGATCGACGACCACGTCAATCTCCTGATCTGCGGCCCGGCCGGCGTCGGCAAGAGTTGGCTCGCCTCGGCGCTCGGCCACAAGGCCTGTCGCGACAATCGCTCCGTGCTCTATCAGCGCGTCCCGCGCCTGTTCGACGATCTGGCGCTCGCCCGCGGCGACGGTCGCCATCCACGCCTGTTGCGCGGCCTTGGCCGTGTCGATCTGCTGATCCTCGATGATTGGGGGCTCGAGCCGCTCGATGCCGGCGCCCGTCACGACCTCCTGGAAATCCTCGAAGATCGCTACGGTCATCGCTCCACCATCGTCACCAGCCAGCTCCCCGTGGACCAGTGGCATCTGCTCATTGGAGATCCCACCTATGCCGACGCCGTGCTCGATCGCCTCGTCCACAATGCCCATCGGCTCGACCTCACCGGTGAGAGCCTGCGCCGAAGCCGGCAACCCGCCCGAAAGACCTGA
- a CDS encoding radical SAM protein: MMSGPALDAIFIRLDRRSVYIPRPPPSEQLGLLYVATAAATAGFNVEVFDSPALTLDGLIEQIGIARPNLVGFYVDHENVHATISLGQRIKEHCSTTKLVAGGPQAREWDERIVDAGFDVAVRCEGEQVIESLIRWSRGDREDLSDMRGVTWASNGRTLRNLDAPAIDLDQLPIPDRLLNLEHKTPSGTESIITGRGCPFRCTFCYEGRPEAKYRARSLDNVLAELEFLVTKRAARYISVLDDVFTLNAKRVIAFAEGVKDIKRRTGADFVWFCEARADIIVKRPDMVHACVDAGLVRMQIGMETGSQVVLDAYNKQLQVEDTARAVEICRDADVLSMIGNFIVGGAWETHETAEITRDFAANLIELAPGRVDITSTLFTPYPGTPMHDHPDRFGLEVLDPDCVTGPGDNYPFARTEALSQWDIVELRQKLIHRVDESMKKHGRSVPTELGDRHFRAYHYYGLRTNWFDHFCQNFASYNYFGMPAASVDILRMHDVTSDKLLDLKPIRTVVLGTTIDGSFIVDTGYERLQLGRVSGALYELCAGKLRLREIVRTLKKRSLLETASEAVDLLATFDANRLVVFSKY, from the coding sequence ATGATGAGTGGCCCCGCCCTGGATGCGATCTTTATCCGATTGGACCGACGGTCCGTCTACATTCCACGACCGCCGCCGAGCGAGCAGCTTGGTCTGCTTTACGTGGCGACCGCAGCGGCGACTGCGGGATTCAATGTCGAAGTTTTTGATTCGCCGGCGCTAACCCTCGACGGTCTCATCGAACAGATTGGGATCGCAAGACCTAACCTCGTCGGATTTTACGTTGACCACGAGAACGTTCACGCGACAATTTCACTGGGACAGCGAATAAAGGAGCATTGCTCAACGACAAAGCTGGTCGCCGGCGGCCCACAAGCTAGGGAGTGGGATGAGCGAATTGTGGATGCGGGTTTCGATGTAGCCGTACGATGCGAAGGCGAGCAGGTGATCGAATCTTTGATCCGCTGGAGTCGCGGAGACCGCGAAGATCTGTCAGACATGCGTGGAGTGACGTGGGCATCAAACGGACGAACTCTCCGCAACCTCGACGCACCGGCGATTGACCTTGACCAGCTTCCTATCCCCGACCGGCTTCTCAATCTCGAACATAAGACGCCGAGCGGCACTGAAAGCATCATTACGGGGCGCGGCTGTCCTTTCCGATGCACCTTCTGCTATGAGGGACGCCCCGAGGCGAAATATCGAGCGCGTTCGCTCGACAACGTTCTCGCGGAACTCGAGTTTCTCGTCACGAAAAGGGCAGCGCGCTACATATCAGTGCTGGACGATGTGTTTACGCTGAATGCGAAGCGAGTGATTGCATTTGCCGAAGGCGTAAAGGATATAAAGAGGCGAACGGGCGCTGATTTTGTTTGGTTTTGCGAGGCGCGCGCAGACATCATCGTGAAACGGCCGGACATGGTCCATGCTTGTGTGGATGCTGGTTTGGTCAGGATGCAGATAGGTATGGAGACTGGCAGCCAGGTTGTCCTGGACGCGTACAACAAGCAATTGCAAGTTGAAGATACCGCGCGGGCCGTCGAGATCTGCCGCGATGCGGATGTTCTTTCGATGATCGGTAATTTCATCGTCGGTGGTGCGTGGGAAACTCATGAAACTGCGGAAATTACCCGCGACTTCGCCGCAAATTTGATCGAGCTGGCACCGGGCCGCGTCGACATAACGTCCACACTCTTTACACCGTATCCGGGTACGCCAATGCATGATCATCCCGATCGATTTGGTTTAGAGGTTCTCGACCCGGATTGCGTAACCGGTCCCGGCGACAATTATCCATTTGCGCGCACAGAGGCGCTGTCACAGTGGGATATTGTGGAACTGCGACAAAAACTTATTCATAGAGTGGACGAGAGCATGAAGAAGCATGGCCGATCCGTGCCGACAGAGTTGGGGGACCGGCACTTTCGTGCCTACCACTACTATGGCCTGCGCACAAACTGGTTCGATCATTTCTGTCAAAATTTTGCTTCGTACAATTATTTCGGAATGCCAGCGGCAAGTGTCGATATTCTACGTATGCACGATGTGACGAGCGACAAGCTACTGGATCTAAAGCCCATTCGAACTGTGGTGCTGGGGACAACGATTGATGGAAGTTTCATAGTTGATACAGGTTACGAGCGCCTGCAACTCGGGCGGGTTAGTGGGGCACTCTATGAATTGTGCGCAGGAAAGCTTCGCCTTCGAGAGATCGTGAGAACTCTCAAGAAGCGGAGTCTTCTTGAGACGGCAAGCGAAGCGGTCGACTTGTTGGCGACTTTTGACGCCAACCGACTGGTCGTTTTCAGTAAATACTAA